Below is a window of Danio rerio strain Tuebingen ecotype United States chromosome 11, GRCz12tu, whole genome shotgun sequence DNA.
aaatatctattgtcatgtatcaaaaatatgcacagtaatgtgtcgtggctaaagatctctcagatcaccagttgaCTGCACATAAATctcccacactgcaaaaaatgcttttcttgcttagattttttgtcttgtttctagtctaaatatctaaaatttcttatatcaagaagcattttctagacaagcaaaacatatcgtcttgttttgagaaataatatgccaatataatgtaagtttttccttaaaacaagctaaataatctgccaatggggtaagcaaattaatctttttttttttttttttttttgacgtaagattattttgcttaccccattggcagattattttgcttgttttaaggaaaaactcacttaatattgccATATAATCTCTCAAAATGAGACcgtgtgttttgcttgtctagaaaattcttctggatttaggaatttttatatatttggactagaaactagaaaaaaaaaatctaagaaaagcattttttgcagtgcattaaagcaatgttgttaaaaaattataataattaaaccattttaaaaaggcaaataaaaccgtaagcaaataaaagcaggtgaaacataccgtgtgtgataatgaaaggatcacatgcacacggttaactttaggccatttaataatctgttcaaactgaaagcaaccggtgctgcgggtgcatgttcatcactttttgtctagtttatttgaaagagaaccgatgaaAGTTGCGTTTCCAGATCCTGTTCCAGACACGGTGCCTTCATATGAAATATGAGTTTactcaccaaacatctttaggaatataAACATAATACTAAATGATATACTTTTAATGTTTCTCTTGTGTTATTAGTGTGCAAATTGGACTGTGATCTCAAGCTCAGAGATCTATAtgataatgcaataatatatttgtgcctTTATATTAGATTAATAAGTCATGAAGCCAAAACTGGAGCATACAAATGTTCATCTTcactcatttatgctgaacactgtatgcATTCTCTCCATCGATCTCCTATATTATAATCAAACTTCCTATTATTCCGTCCTCAGATGTATCAGTCCAGCCCTGGTGGTCAGTCATCATGCAGCAGCGAGCCGTCACCGCTTGGCAGTGCCAGCCTCCATGGCGGTGGAGTAGAGCCGGCGGGACTCAGCGGGGGCAGCGTGGGAGATCTGAGTGCCCTGGATGACGTGCCCATTGTGGATTCCACCGTCTCCACAGGAATCCTGGGCCTTCATTTGCGCAAGAACGCCGGCCCGGCCCACAGACTCACACACCTGAAGCAGGAGAAGCTGAAGTCGGTGCGGGACTCGTGCTCCTGGGCAAACACAGCTCCTCCTGCCCCCTGCACCAAACTACCACCCATCAATACTGGTGAACAAACTACCTAACTAATTTATTTCAACTGACGCTAGGGTTGGGTGATTAATCGaattaacccttatgtactgttaAAATGTACTACCCTTTGGTTTTGTTGGTGGCCGTTTTTGtccaattgacttccattataaccaagCAATCAGATTTACCCATCAGACTTTGCCTCGAGTGTAAATTTAACTAGAACCTAAAGATtgttgataaactttgatgttggctggagaaagccaacgtgactgcgctaggactgggaatggcagttggcaggaagcacggcggcggttgctaagtggttgctaggcagttgctaaaacaattatggcatttttaggtggttgctaagcagttgctaaatggcaatgctcgtgtacatgtttaatcaaatgctaatacttagtaggcatttctagcatatgttattgtatttagataaccattcatagcatgtagctaatcgttattagcacttagcttccattatcattgttaccatgcatagtacacagaaagtcccatttgctagcatgagtcaaacaagccaatgcccaggtccctacgatgttctgatgtagagatattgctgtttttaagtggttgctaggttatactgttttattgctatggggacatttgacaggttagtgatgatacattaaagcttcttggcaatatgagtgatcttaatcaaccccgatgtttctatgacagtctttatgagtgtcaaaaactggatttgaacattatgtattcctggtgttgggttgcggctggaagggcattcgctgtgttaaacaattgctggataagttggcggttcattccgttgtggcgacccctaattaataaagggactaaggcaggcatgtccaaactcggtcctggagggccggtgtcctgcaaaatttagttccaaccccaatcataCACATCTGggctggctaatcaagctcttactaggccttctagaaacatccttgcaggtgtgttgaagcaagttggagctaaaatctgcaggacagcggccctccatgaccgagtttggacacccctggactaagggaatgaacattatgtaaaaatggcttgccgtatttttttgaaaacacaatgcttaataagtgtgaaagtgatacatgcaaaaatgccatatcagtaaaaatatggagtttaagtcaaaaatggcttgccatatttttaagaaaataatgcttaaaagttatttattggaaaactataagtctgataaaccttaaagatatagcaacaaaatctaacgcatctaaatacagcttttggccaaatttggggcttgtataatttttttatatgctcggattataaaaatttaatatttaacattttttattaaaaaaaaacaaaaagtcttacaggcatgaggagatatagcaacaatcttgaatgcagaaggcatattttgaccacatttgagccttgtggcatgaacggcctaggaggagatacgtttgttttcaaggacagagtagcatgacagtatgttggctttctcaagccaacataaataTGGAGTAGTGTAATATGAAGCTGTGATatcaccctaacctacctaatccctaaccccaaccaaatACAAATATAGTGCTGGTTGCGTAATCTGATGAGtgggataaaatgtcaggacaacgGCTTTACTGATTAACTTTGCATGAAATTCGTCTTGATTAACCCGCCTAGTCCTAACAGATGTCATTTCTACTTTATGGCAGGTTCTTTATTGGACGGTCTGTGTGATCCAGGGCTTTCCATCTCCAGCCCGCGTCTGGGCGACCTCTGTCCTGGCGAGACTACAGTGTTAAGTCAGTTGGTGGAGCGTCGGGACAGCCTGGCCAGCACTGTGAGCTCTGCGTACACCTTCAGCCGGCGCTCATCCGGAATATCACCATGTTATTCGAGCCGTCGGTCCAGCCAAACATCCCAACCTGGCGGCCGTCACAACAACATCAGCTCTGCTGACTCCTATGACCCCATTTCAACCGATCTGTCTCGAAGGTCCAGCGAGGCCAGCCTATATGGGGGAATCTTCAGCTTGACTCCTGCACAACACTACCGACTTAAAGCCAAATATGCTGCGGCCACAGGCGGAGCACCACCCACGCCTCTGCCTAACATAGACTGCAAGACTCTGTTAGGAGATTCGCATGAAATCCCCATACATCCCCCTTTGGTTCCCAGAAGGTGCAGTGACACCGGCTATGCCAACCGTAGCGTTTTACCCCATGAGGTGACAGCAAACATTACTCGAAGAGCAAGCGACCCAGTTAGACGAATAGCTGCTGAGCAGCATTCGCTCTACAACAGTGTAAACCCGTATCCAACATTACACCCTCTTGCGTCAAGCCGACACTTTTACAGCACGTCTGAGAGTAACGTCAACCGCCAGCAATATCCACCTCGAGCTCCGAGCATTTCTGAGAACGTGATGATGGAAACTCTGCCGGATGATATGGAGAGTTGCAATGGTGTTGAGGATGGTTTGATGATGGCTGATGATGCTGTTCAGTGTATCACAACTCAAAACGCAGATTCCCCTCAACATACAGGCGTAGCGCACCGGAACCAAAGCTTTGGTTCTCCACAACATTGTCATCTCCAGAGACGTCTGGCTTTGGTGGAGGGGAATATGAATGCTGTAGCTAGACAAACAGCCAGCTCTCAGCAGACATTTCCAGGTTCGGCCAATGCCACAAAGATCCCGATGCCGGTGCAGTGGAATGAGGTCAGTTCAGGGACGGTGGATTCATCTCGCAGCCAAACCAAGCAGGGATCCGGGCGGGGAAACctccaacaaaaacaaaacctcaGCTCATTTCTGAATGTCAACTCCAACCAGCAAGTCGGTCTGATGAGCCACAACCTTGCCTTGAGTCCCGTACAGCGCAGTGTTGAGTTTAATTCCCTGAGGATCAATCAGAGGCAGGCTAACGCAGAGTTTCTGCATGGTTACCTTCAGGGTTCTGCTTCGAATGACATCAGTCTTGGTTTGCTAAACCCGTCTGGTAAATCGCTGACTGTACAACCTGGTGGCGTGCAGAATAATAGGGTATGCGCTCAAGCCCAAAGCcatgccacttttccaaataatcaaggaAATTACTCCCAGATGAGCAGCAACCAGCAAGGCTACATCGTAGCGTCCCAGAATGTGAACGGAAACCTGCTCCTACAGCCAAGGCCGCCCACAGAACCCAAACCCTACAGCACGCAGCATTCAGGgccaacaacaactgcagcacaATCCAACTTTAGCCCTGCATACGACACCTCAGAGGCAAGCCCAAAAAAATCCAGCTCCATGTTTTACACCGGCCAGATTCACATGTTTGATTCGAGCGGCGCTATGCCCTGCCCATCTTCAGTGGGCTCCCCTGAAACTAATCAAGTCTCCAGTACGGTGGATTCAAGTGGAGCCGATCCCCCGCAGATTGATTTTGACGCTATGCTAGACGACGGCGATCATTCCAGCCTCATGTCAGGAACTTTAAGCCCCGCCCTCCTGCGCAGCCTATCGCAGAATTCCTCTCGTCTCACCACGCCCAGAAATTCGGTGACGTTGCCGCCGGTGGCCGCAGGCATCAGTAACATGGCCATCGGAGACATGAGCTCCATGTTAACTGCGCTAGCAGAGGAGAGCAAATTCCTCAATATGATGTCATAGAAAAGCAGAAAGCACAACATTTAAAGAGACGGACATTTCTGTGTTTGAAATCGCCTCCTATACAGTCGACTCCCTAAACTGGTGCACTAATATACACAGTGAAgtcaaaatacttttaataacccatctttaataactgacttattttctctttgccatgatgacagcacataatatgagactagatattcttcaagacactagtgttcagcttaacgtcacatgtaaaggctttactagggtaattagggtaaagttaggaaaattaggcaagccattgtataacagtggtttgttttgtagccaactgaaacaaaaaaaaacccttAAAGTGACTAACTCATTTATTAACTTTCTTTCggcttaaggctggtttatacgtCTGCGTggagtgatcagcgtgacccacaGCGCCTGCCCTGGgcatagtcgtgcatttatactcgATTAGtgcgcgctgtttgtgttgctctgcaataacacttcagaaacactagctggcagcaggtgtttatgtatgtgtcgagtttcttcgaaggtgttttgttttttctgaacgcttccttaatgtacaagtagctaaaactcactcattctgAGGCGGGGACCAGCGTACCAGGACACACCCGAACcagttaattaggacctgaacagcacttgataattacaggcaggtgtgtttgatatgggttgcaactagggctgcacaattaatcgaaaaaagatcacgatctcgattcgacccgaCACACGATCTTAATTTAGCTTTTCTTCGATTCAGCCAAttttattttcaaggtcaggagagaagcttaAAGGCGGCCGCACAGGAACATGAACACCCTCAAATGGCataaaaagtgtcacatactgtatttataaggtataattcacccagaaatgtcatttctgtctcatgtacagggccggcgcgtccatagaggcaacctaggcggctgcctagggcggcagtatagagggcagcgtccgcgacacctccctcaccacccgcgccctcagataTATTGGCGCATAggtgacagaatagagagggcggcgtcagcgacacctccatcagcacccgcgtgtcctcagttttATCCGCGCATatggcggcagaatagagagcgcggtGTCCGCGACATCTCCCTCCCtgcctcagcacccgcgcgtcctcagttttATCCGCGCATatggcggcagaatagagagcgcggtgtccgcgacacctccctccctgcctcagcacccgcacgtcctcagttatatccacgcatagggcggtAGAATAGAGAGCGCGGTGTCTGCAACACCTCCCTCCCTGCCTCAGCACCCGTGCATCCTCAGTtttatccgcgcatagggcggcagaataaagagcacggtgtccgcgacacctccctccctgcctcagcacccgcgcgtcctcagttatatccgcgcatagggcggtaGAATAGAAGTTCGCGACACCTCACTTTATATTAATAAccagtcactttcgttttcacattgggcgGCGTGAtcatcctctgcctagagcggcagttcaacTTGCTCTGGCCCTGCTCATGTAATGATTTATTTGCGGTCGCAAAATTACACGTGAGCTGACCCCGAGCTACAGAGAACTCGTGCACGTAGCATGCCAATGACGGctgctttagtgaacagaacctgcatatgctgtgaataacaagtTATAAAGTTAATTTGGTGTGCAAACTCTCAATCCTCATACACACTACGAGCGACTCACAGCGGCCAAGCCACAAGCGACCGTTCATATCAATTCAACAGAGAGTGAGCGACTTCCGGCGACCTCCGTCTATGCGAGCAAGAGCAACCGTTGGCGATCAGCTGGGcgtgacaaagttgagaatcctccaactttatgcaaatgaaaagcaactttcttgagcgtcggccaattggagcaccggtagagctcacgtgatcctctctcagctcctgCAGAGGCTGGTTGTATTCTCTGTGCTCAGACCCAGAgaaacaggcagctacaaagtggatgctagtgtgaatgaggcttcaTTCCTAGCTGTTGAGTGCACATGGGTTGTACACTTATTATTGCAGTGCATTGTTGGATTGATTGCTCTTCGGAGCGTCCACTATTATTTCGGACAGCACTACAAAGAGTGCACTATTAAGGGTACAGGGGGCGATTTCAGATACAATGtgcgaaaggaaaaaaaaacctgagTGACTTCATGCAAGGACAAAATGATGCATAAacgtttttttaaatgctttttaagagCGTATTATCCTGTATAGTGTTAGTCGAGACTTTGGTAGAGTCTTTTTGTTGTCTTCAAGAAGCCATACTTTGCCTTAGACCAGTGTATGTACAGCACACACGAGCAGACAGACGGAGAGTTTGATTAGCGACGGTCCTGTATTTTTATACGACTTCTGATGACGCGAACGCAGGAACAAGTGCCTCGCTGCGCACAAGCGAATGCAGGATTTATTATTAGCAGAACAGGACTGAATCTTTTGCGTCTTCTCCAATGGATACCAAGAGGTTTTGTATATGCtgtaaatgaaatgtaatattaaacGTCCTCTGCTCATTTCTACTAGACAAAAGAGAGGCTCCAAAGTGAATATGCATAGAGGATATTATGATGATATGTAAAACATGACACTTGAAAGTCTtgctttgttttgatttattgatGTAATCAAAGAAACGTAACGGCGCTCTCGAGAGATTGCAACGCTCTGAACCCAACCAATTATCTTGGACTTTTAAACACGGTATACAGAAATATGTTTCAGCTGTTTCATGTAgatatattttgtacatttttaatgaaatacaGTATTGTTGTTTTCCTACAGTGGTCTTGTCTTCTTTCTGTGCACTGGTGAACACTTGCAAAGGGTAAATTAGGAATAAATTATGAGCAAATTTAGATTTtcaggtgaactaaccctttattaTTTAACAGATGCATTGCAGCAGATGCAAACGCTCTAACTCTGCCataacccaatgctgggtcagatatggacaaaCCTAGCTGTTAGGGTAAATAGTGTCATTTCAATAACTTAGTTGAAAAAATTGTCCAGCAGTTTGGTTTATCCTGATTTCATCCAAAGTTGGATTATAACAACCCAGCATCTTTAGAGTATATGATTGAATACATCTGCTGAAATGCTTCTGTTGAGTATTGAAATGTTATTGATGACCTGGAAAATAAAATTGGCTTCTAATTTACTCAACCTCAGGGCAAATTAcagttttaagtgaactatctaAAAATCTGGGTTGTTTTAATCCCAACATTGAGTCAACTATGGACAAATACAACCCCTGGgttaaaagtttaatttaaatttaattgaacgaATCGACCCAATATTGGTTTTGTCATTAagcccatatttgacccaacattgggttgcaacaacccagcattttagatagttcacccaaaaatgtaaatgtgcCCAAATGATGAGAAAAATAGCAGCAGATTTAATTTAAGGTGAACGACCATttaataaaaatgctgggttgttgtaaaattgggtaaaatatgtaCAAACTCAACCAATGggttaaaaagtttattttaaatataagagAACAAATTAAACCAACATAGGCTTTGTCAatatttgtccatatttaacccaacgTTGGATTACAACAGCATTTTGAAtaggtcacccaaaaatgtacagtaaatttGCCCAAATGATGAGTCAAGTAGaagcaaattaaaattttaaggtgaactaaccatttaattagaaatgctgggATGACTGAACTCAAAattgggtcaaatgtggacaaacccaataaccaatgggttaaaaagtgtagtttaaatttaattgaacaaattaactaaacattaattttgtcaaTATAAGTCCATATTTAACGAATGATTGGGTTTGGGCAAATGCATTTAAGTATAcactctataaaaaaaaaactttatatatatatatatttatatatatatatatatatatatatatatatatatatatatatatatatatatatatatatatatatatttatatatatatatatatatatatatatatatatatatatttatatatttatatatatatatatatatatatatatatatatatatatatatattttttttttttttttttttccagcatttttcataatttacccaataattaaaatgtgccctgagggtgagtaaattaggatcacatatttttttttgggGTGTATTAATCTTTTAATTTTGAACAAATGCAATTCGGCAGATGCATTTAAGTATAcactctataaaaaaaaaactttatatatatatatatatatatatatatatatatatatatatatatatatatatatatatatatatatatatatatataattttttttttttttttttttttttttttttttttttttttaccttccagcatttttcataatttacccaataattaaaatgtgccctgagggtgagtaaattaggatcacatttttttttttttgtgtgtattaatCTTTTAATTTTGAACAAATGCAATTCGGCAGATGCATTTAAGTATAcactctataaaaaaaaaactttatatatatatatatatatatatatatatatatatatatatatatatatatatata
It encodes the following:
- the gli2b gene encoding zinc finger protein GLI2b isoform X1 — encoded protein: MEAGVPSPAEKKDCKSSPLEGNVFSEMPKKPSPSSLSRGPHHIFPTFHSPIPIDVRHHEGRYHYDPHALHALHGPPGLAGSPVISDISLIRLSPGAAGEAFLPPHSYVSPHVEHYLRSAHSSPTLSMISAARGLSPAEVAHEHLKERGLFGLPPPPGASPADYYHLMAGHRNPYGELLMQGAGAAAAAAHLPEYFTSVDVSRFPSPRMTPRLSRKRALSISPLSDASIDLQTMIRTSPNSLVAYINNSRSSSAASSSYGHLSVGGISPSFPFPHSINPVAYQQLLTQQRGLSAFGHTPPLIQPSPTFSSRHPLSLSTLPTPTTNDTETKNSNGESAVSSTVNPLGNKRSKVKTELGGPRPVSPYSPEHLSSAQDLKEDMDDCKQEAELVYETNCHWEGCSKEYDTQEQLVHHINNEHIHGEKKEFVCRWDECSREQKPFKAQYMLVVHMRRHTGEKPHKCTFEGCSKAYSRLENLKTHLRSHTGEKPYVCEHEGCNKAFSNASDRAKHQNRTHSNEKPYVCKIPGCTKRYTDPSSLRKHVKTVHGPEAHVTKKQRGDLPSRPHPPKENGENEAGAKMAEEKIEANSTTRGVEDYLQVKSIKTENSMMYQSSPGGQSSCSSEPSPLGSASLHGGGVEPAGLSGGSVGDLSALDDVPIVDSTVSTGILGLHLRKNAGPAHRLTHLKQEKLKSVRDSCSWANTAPPAPCTKLPPINTGSLLDGLCDPGLSISSPRLGDLCPGETTVLSQLVERRDSLASTVSSAYTFSRRSSGISPCYSSRRSSQTSQPGGRHNNISSADSYDPISTDLSRRSSEASLYGGIFSLTPAQHYRLKAKYAAATGGAPPTPLPNIDCKTLLGDSHEIPIHPPLVPRRCSDTGYANRSVLPHEVTANITRRASDPVRRIAAEQHSLYNSVNPYPTLHPLASSRHFYSTSESNVNRQQYPPRAPSISENVMMETLPDDMESCNGVEDGLMMADDAVQCITTQNADSPQHTGVAHRNQSFGSPQHCHLQRRLALVEGNMNAVARQTASSQQTFPGSANATKIPMPVQWNEVSSGTVDSSRSQTKQGSGRGNLQQKQNLSSFLNVNSNQQVGLMSHNLALSPVQRSVEFNSLRINQRQANAEFLHGYLQGSASNDISLGLLNPSGKSLTVQPGGVQNNRVCAQAQSHATFPNNQGNYSQMSSNQQGYIVASQNVNGNLLLQPRPPTEPKPYSTQHSGPTTTAAQSNFSPAYDTSEASPKKSSSMFYTGQIHMFDSSGAMPCPSSVGSPETNQVSSTVDSSGADPPQIDFDAMLDDGDHSSLMSGTLSPALLRSLSQNSSRLTTPRNSVTLPPVAAGISNMAIGDMSSMLTALAEESKFLNMMS
- the gli2b gene encoding zinc finger protein GLI2b (The RefSeq protein has 2 substitutions compared to this genomic sequence); translated protein: MEAGVPAPAEKKDCKSSPLEGNVFSEMPKKPSPSSLSRGPHHIFPTFHSPIPIDVRHHEGRYHYDPHALHALHGPPGLAGSPVISDISLIRLSPGAAGEAFLPPHSYVSPHVEHYLRSAHSSPTLSMISAARGLSPAEVAHEHLKERGLFGLPPPPGASPADYYHLMAGHRNPYGELLMQGAGAAAAAAHLPEYFTSVDVSRFPSPRMTPRLSRKRALSISPLSDASIDLQTMIRTSPNSLVAYINNSRSSSAASSSYGHLSVGGISPSFPFPHSINPVAYQQLLTQQRGLSAFGHTPPLIQPSPTFSSRHPLSLSTLPTPTTNDTETKNSNGESAVSSTVNPLGNKRSKVKTELGGPRPVSPYSPEHLSSAQDLKEDMDDCKQEAELVYETNCHWEGCSKEYDTQEQLVHHINNEHIHGEKKEFVCRWDECSREQKPFKAQYMLVVHMRRHTGEKPHKCTFEGCSKAYSRLENLKTHLRSHTGEKPYVCEHEGCNKAFSNASDRAKHQNRTHSNEKPYVCKIPGCTKRYTDPSSLRKHVKTVHGPEAHVTKKQRGDLPSRPHPPKENGENEAGAKMAEEKIEANSTTRGVEDYLQVKSIKTENSMMYQSSPGGQSSCSSEPSPLGSASLHGGGVEPAGLSGGSVGDLSALDDVPIVDSTVSTGILGLHLRKNAGPAHRLTHLKQEKLKSVRDSCSWANTAPPAPCTKLPPINTGSLLDGLCDPGLSISSPRLGDLCPGETTVLSQLVERRDSLASTVSSAYTFSRRSSGISPCYSSRRSSQTSQPGGRHNNISSADSYDPISTDLSRRSSEASLYGGIFSLTPAQHYRLKAKYAAATGGAPPTPLPNIDCKTLLGDSHEIPIHPPLVPRRCSDTGYANRSVLPHEVTANITRRASDPVRRIAAERHSLYNSVNPYPTLHPLASSRHFYSTSESNVNRQQYPPRAPSISENVMMETLPDDMESCNGVEDGLMMADDAVQCITTQNADSPQHTGVAHRNQSFGSPQHCHLQRRLALVEGNMNAVARQTASSQQTFPGSANATKIPMPVQWNEVSSGTVDSSRSQTKQGSGRGNLQQKQNLSSFLNVNSNQQVGLMSHNLALSPVQRSVEFNSLRINQRQANAEFLHGYLQGSASNDISLGLLNPSGKSLTVQPGGVQNNRVCAQAQSHATFPNNQGNYSQMSSNQQGYIVASQNVNGNLLLQPRPPTEPKPYSTQHSGPTTTAAQSNFSPAYDTSEASPKKSSSMFYTGQIHMFDSSGAMPCPSSVGSPETNQVSSTVDSSGADPPQIDFDAMLDDGDHSSLMSGTLSPALLRSLSQNSSRLTTPRNSVTLPPVAAGISNMAIGDMSSMLTALAEESKFLNMMS